A stretch of the Lactuca sativa cultivar Salinas chromosome 9, Lsat_Salinas_v11, whole genome shotgun sequence genome encodes the following:
- the LOC111918205 gene encoding putative germin-like protein 2-1: protein MSSKFVLLSVLALTFSYLALAYEPSSLQDFCVADPNSSVKVNGLTCKNPMQVQAEDFFFSGLHLRGNTSNQLGSKVTPVFATQLPGLNTLGISMVRIDYAPWGLNAPHTHPRATEILTVLEGTLQVGFVTSNPDNRFITKVLQKGDVFVFPVGLVHFQRNVGNGYAVVIAALSSQNPGAITIGNAVFGANPAIPADILAKAFQVDKSVVDQLQSKF from the exons ATGTCGAGCAAATTCGTTTTGTTGAGTGTATTAGCTCTAACTTTTAGCTACCTTGCGTTAGCCTATGAGCCTAGCTCCCTCCAAGATTTTTGTGTAGCCGATCCCAATTCGTCAG TGAAAGTAAATGGTTTGACATGTAAGAACCCGATGCAAGTTCAAGCAGAGGATTTCTTCTTCAGTGGGCTACACCTCAGGGGTAACACATCGAACCAATTGGGATCAAAGGTGACCCCGGTGTTTGCTACTCAGTTACCAGGACTAAACACTTTGGGCATCTCAATGGTTCGGATTGACTATGCACCATGGGGACTTAATGCTCCTCACACTCACCCAAGAGCCACCGAGATTCTTACTGTTCTTGAAGGGACACTACAAGTTGGATTTGTAACTTCTAATCCCGATAACAGATTTATCACGAAGGTGCTTCAAAAGGGTGATGTTTTCGTGTTCCCAGTGGGGCTTGTTCATTTCCAACGCAATGTGGGTAATGGATATGCTGTGGTTATTGCTGCATTAAGCAGTCAAAACCCAGGTGCCATAACAATTGGGAATGCTGTTTTCGGTGCAAATCCCGCAATTCCAGCGGATATTCTTGCCAAGGCGTTTCAAGTGGATAAGAGTGTGGTGGATCAGCTACAATCGAAGTTCTAG